A window of the Acipenser ruthenus chromosome 30, fAciRut3.2 maternal haplotype, whole genome shotgun sequence genome harbors these coding sequences:
- the LOC117394607 gene encoding protein FAM98A-like produces the protein MMEEMATRIQILGYPGSLGEPSALGTALDAGARSVEFTGLCSWLVSQLKSVCPSIEESINPTRGPEEADSFQLEVSGMVSELHCPYTALTTGEVTTRLTSRDNCHNLLEFLMSELQAARVLKAREPPPVETDGDGDRDEIRGEMQLICEALEIESESLHNPALLTDIQNTVSLRLHSLPDSAVMNPLLKRQLDPELWGRLAAVSQALRVEYECRMRMLIKRFQVTVQSFHWGERGEASSSCMSSVISPLEAALSSVSLVSLSHLLAAREDASRIVKTSSGTSRLGTSCAVNKVLMGSVPDRGGRPGEIEPPMPSWEGRREGGHQQHHHQRRWGRKRKAK, from the exons ATGATGGAAGAGATGGCGACGAGGATTCAGATACTGGG GTACCCTGGCTCGCTGGGTGAGCCCTCGGCTCTTGGCACGGCTCTGGATGCGGGTGCGAGGAGTGTGGAGTTTACCGGTCTATGCAGTTGGTTGGTTTCACAGCTGAAGAGTGTGTGTCCCTCCATTGAAGAGAGCATTAACCCAACACGGG GTCCGGAGGAGGCGGACAGCTTTCAGCTGGAGGTGAGCGGCATGGTCAGCGAGCTGCACTGCCCCTACACAGCCCTGACCACTGGAGAAGTGACCACGCGGCTGACCAGCAGGGACAACTGTCACAACCTGCTGG AGTTCCTAATGTCAGAGCTGCAGGCGGCGCGTGTCCTCAAGGCAAGAGAGCCCCCCCCAGTGGAGACAGACGGAGACGGAGACAGAGACGAGATCAGGGGAGAGATGCAGCTCATCTGTGAAGCCCTGGAGATCGAATCAGAGTCCCTCCACAACCCAGCCCTGCTCACTGATATTCAGAACACG GTGTCCCTGCGTCTCCACAGTCTCCCTGACAGTGCGGTGATGAACCCCCTTCTGAAGAGGCAGCTGGACCCCGAGCTCTGG GGTCGGCTGGCTGCAGTGAGCCAGGCTCTCCGGGTGGAGTACGAGTGCCGCATGCGCATGCTGATCAAACGCTTCCAGGTCACAGTGCAGTCCTTCCACTGGGGAGAGCGGGGCGAG gccAGCAGTTCCTGTATGTCCTCGGTGATCTCCCCTCTCGAAGCCGCTCTCTCGTCCGTCTCTCTGGTGTCTCTGTCCCACCTGCTAGCTGCTCGCGAGGATGCGTCCCGAATCGTGAAGACAAGCAGCGGGACGTCCCGGCTGGGGACAAGCTGCGCCGTCAACAAG GTTCTGATGGGCAGTGTTCCTGATCGGGGGGGCCGGCCCGGGGAGATCGAGCCCCCCATGCCATCCTGGGAGGGGCGCAGAGAGGGGGGGCACCAGCAGCACCACCACCAGAGGCGATGGGGAAGGAAAAGGAAAGCCAAATAG